The Flavobacterium sp. HJ-32-4 genome contains a region encoding:
- a CDS encoding M15 family metallopeptidase, translated as MLQIRVTANTLNKRNKIPTQLPDPGSISGTVTKGFTFEGIEVTDVRSDLGKWYRDRDGQYYWGGGVEVIGVLPDPVTPPSNDVTIQKAGRMITTPELVQRFGKPDEDGSDYLVKIELPYPMRLAWDTKSSVKSITCHKLVAEDLKKVFADILKDYGLPKIQELGIDLYGGCFNFRKMRGGDDYSRHSWGVAIDLDPERNQLKETSATARFARPEYRKMIAAFYRHNFVSLGWEKNYDWMHFEVRAK; from the coding sequence ATGCTACAAATTCGCGTAACAGCCAACACGTTAAACAAACGAAACAAAATTCCAACCCAGTTACCCGATCCGGGAAGTATTTCCGGCACCGTGACCAAAGGGTTCACCTTCGAAGGTATCGAAGTAACAGACGTCCGCAGCGATCTCGGCAAATGGTACCGTGATCGTGACGGGCAATACTATTGGGGTGGTGGAGTGGAAGTAATCGGCGTATTGCCCGATCCGGTAACGCCACCGTCAAATGATGTCACCATCCAAAAGGCCGGCCGCATGATAACGACACCCGAACTGGTGCAGCGTTTTGGCAAGCCCGACGAAGACGGATCCGACTATCTGGTAAAGATCGAGCTCCCTTATCCGATGCGTTTGGCCTGGGATACGAAAAGCTCGGTTAAGTCCATCACCTGTCACAAACTCGTAGCCGAGGACCTTAAGAAAGTCTTCGCCGATATCCTGAAAGACTATGGTCTGCCGAAGATACAGGAGTTAGGCATCGATCTCTATGGCGGCTGCTTCAACTTCCGCAAAATGCGTGGCGGCGACGATTATTCGCGTCACAGTTGGGGCGTGGCGATCGACCTCGACCCAGAACGTAACCAATTGAAAGAAACCAGCGCGACGGCCCGTTTTGCCCGTCCGGAATACCGCAAGATGATCGCAGCATTCTATCGGCATAATTTCGTGTCATTGGGATGGGAGAAGAACTACGACTGGATGCACTTCGAAGTAAGGGCAAAGTAG
- a CDS encoding DUF1761 domain-containing protein produces MGELFLHCAVAALVSFVVGFIWYNPKVFGNAWMNAAGLTEEKLRNSGRNMGVVFLLCYVFAFMAAIMLQNIVIHQMGVYSYFGDSPEKLKAFIDSAPEFETKWRTFKHGALHGTILGVFLALPMVAINAMFEMKSWKYIWINTGYWVVCFILMGGILSAWI; encoded by the coding sequence ATGGGAGAACTTTTTTTACACTGTGCCGTCGCGGCACTCGTGAGCTTCGTGGTCGGGTTTATCTGGTACAACCCGAAAGTGTTCGGCAACGCGTGGATGAACGCAGCCGGCTTGACGGAAGAAAAACTCCGGAACAGTGGACGTAACATGGGCGTCGTATTCCTTTTATGCTATGTCTTTGCTTTCATGGCCGCCATCATGCTCCAAAACATCGTAATTCACCAAATGGGCGTTTACAGCTACTTTGGTGACAGTCCGGAGAAGTTGAAAGCCTTTATCGATTCCGCTCCTGAATTTGAAACGAAATGGCGTACGTTCAAACACGGCGCACTCCACGGAACCATTCTCGGCGTCTTCCTGGCATTGCCGATGGTCGCCATCAATGCGATGTTCGAAATGAAATCCTGGAAATACATTTGGATCAATACCGGTTACTGGGTGGTCTGTTTCATTTTAATGGGTGGTATCCTTTCCGCCTGGATATAA
- a CDS encoding GNAT family N-acetyltransferase, with amino-acid sequence MDSISFTLYASAEALPSDWDDCTGGNIFLSRSYLSVLDQSGPDNMDCRFVGFFDGAKLCGVMLSQFLDLNRLESFGERDNCMKTTVRNFVFRKFASHVLFIGNNMLTGQNAFYFHPDIQPDRYLPAIGDAIQSLQTYYRSQKRRVHITSIKDFLPGQLTQLETFLPGYVRFSTQPNMVFHIPERWSSIDDYVGDLTKKYRDQFKRSHKRADGIEKRKMKCEEIERLETEIDQLYRHVAKNAPFNTFFLTKGHFADLKRRLGDRFHFYGYFLNDKLVGFNTLIRNGTAMDTYFLGYDEDIQREKMLYLNMLYDMVAYSIRKGFRTVVFARTALEIKSSVGAEPVEMLGLIRHSNPLIHRFLDRIFRLLEPKTEWQQRHPFKDGSS; translated from the coding sequence ATGGATTCCATTTCCTTTACTTTATACGCTTCCGCGGAAGCGCTGCCTTCCGACTGGGACGATTGTACCGGCGGAAACATCTTCCTCTCGCGTTCGTATCTTTCGGTGCTTGACCAGTCCGGACCGGATAACATGGACTGTCGGTTCGTCGGTTTTTTCGACGGAGCAAAATTATGCGGGGTCATGCTGTCGCAATTCCTCGACCTGAACCGACTCGAATCGTTTGGGGAACGCGACAATTGCATGAAAACGACGGTTCGGAATTTCGTCTTCCGGAAGTTTGCCTCGCATGTGCTGTTCATCGGCAATAACATGCTGACCGGCCAGAACGCTTTTTACTTCCATCCCGATATCCAGCCGGACCGCTACCTGCCGGCGATCGGCGACGCGATACAGTCGCTGCAAACGTACTATAGGTCGCAAAAACGGCGCGTACACATCACGTCGATCAAAGATTTCCTGCCGGGGCAACTGACACAATTGGAAACCTTCCTGCCAGGGTACGTCCGGTTTTCTACCCAACCCAACATGGTATTCCACATTCCGGAACGATGGAGCTCAATCGACGATTATGTAGGCGATCTTACCAAAAAATACCGCGACCAGTTCAAGCGCTCCCACAAACGGGCGGACGGCATCGAAAAACGGAAAATGAAATGTGAGGAAATCGAACGGCTCGAAACCGAAATCGACCAACTGTACCGACACGTTGCAAAGAACGCTCCATTCAACACCTTTTTCCTGACGAAAGGCCACTTTGCGGATCTGAAGCGGCGTCTGGGCGACCGCTTTCATTTCTACGGCTACTTCCTCAACGATAAACTCGTCGGGTTCAACACGCTGATTCGAAACGGGACGGCCATGGACACCTATTTTCTCGGCTACGATGAAGACATCCAGCGCGAGAAAATGCTTTACCTGAACATGCTTTACGACATGGTAGCCTATTCCATCCGAAAAGGATTCCGCACGGTGGTGTTTGCCCGCACGGCGCTGGAAATCAAGAGTTCGGTGGGGGCTGAGCCGGTTGAAATGCTCGGACTCATCCGGCATTCGAACCCGCTCATCCACCGATTCCTGGATCGTATCTTCCGGTTACTCGAGCCGAAAACCGAATGGCAGCAACGCCATCCCTTTAAGGATGGTTCCTCTTAA
- a CDS encoding AraC family transcriptional regulator encodes MKTVTLSSQPVPTALFNNVALPFPEAPVEVPQRPQLKVVYTRKAPTPQPETITKPTVDCAWPKTTFVQDVSNAIRTLIEAGSFSASKLATHLGLTQKALTAAVFRVTGDGISALAMQVRLEIAHELLTSTNLPIDTVRECAGIRSKAYFSDMFKEKFGVTPREFCMSKQR; translated from the coding sequence ATGAAAACAGTAACCCTTTCCTCCCAGCCCGTGCCAACGGCACTTTTCAATAACGTGGCACTGCCATTTCCAGAAGCGCCGGTTGAGGTACCACAGCGGCCGCAGTTAAAGGTCGTCTATACCCGTAAAGCGCCTACACCTCAGCCCGAAACCATCACGAAACCGACAGTCGATTGCGCTTGGCCTAAAACGACGTTTGTACAAGATGTGTCGAACGCTATCCGTACCTTGATCGAAGCAGGCTCGTTCTCGGCTTCCAAACTGGCAACCCATTTGGGGCTAACGCAAAAAGCCCTGACGGCCGCCGTTTTCCGGGTAACCGGTGACGGCATTTCCGCCTTGGCCATGCAGGTTCGTCTTGAGATCGCACACGAACTTCTGACGTCCACAAACCTTCCCATCGATACTGTTAGGGAGTGCGCCGGCATACGATCAAAAGCGTATTTTTCCGACATGTTTAAAGAAAAATTCGGCGTGACGCCACGCGAATTTTGTATGAGTAAACAACGCTGA
- a CDS encoding DNA/RNA non-specific endonuclease, which translates to MTEKPTSHSFFTRFSACRWALFMVFVASTYAQVRVDTIVTTPAYKSYFSYTLREPLYVTYTLYKGGGDCDRDGMRFDECGVNTATDDDYDKAYDKGHLANAEDFAYDCDLDRATFCYYNCLPQVPRLNRGIWKTWETQIRKLSQKKRLFIVAGGIFGTKTYGPNRIGVPDYCYKIVYEADTRKVLYCLLFPNDTSKSYKEVTLAELKQKVGYTVDW; encoded by the coding sequence ATGACAGAAAAACCTACATCCCATTCTTTTTTCACGCGGTTTTCGGCCTGTCGATGGGCGCTGTTCATGGTATTCGTGGCGTCTACTTACGCCCAGGTACGCGTGGATACCATCGTAACGACCCCCGCCTACAAATCCTACTTTTCGTATACCCTGCGCGAGCCGTTGTATGTGACCTACACCCTGTATAAAGGTGGTGGTGACTGTGATCGGGACGGAATGCGTTTCGACGAATGCGGCGTAAATACAGCCACAGACGACGACTACGATAAAGCCTATGACAAGGGCCATCTTGCCAATGCCGAAGATTTCGCGTATGACTGTGATCTCGATCGTGCGACGTTCTGCTACTACAATTGCCTTCCACAGGTACCCCGACTGAACCGCGGCATTTGGAAAACGTGGGAAACGCAGATACGAAAACTGTCACAGAAGAAGAGACTGTTTATCGTCGCTGGCGGTATCTTCGGTACCAAAACCTACGGACCCAATCGCATTGGCGTTCCCGATTACTGCTATAAAATCGTGTACGAAGCCGATACCCGAAAGGTGTTGTATTGCCTGCTTTTTCCGAACGATACCAGCAAGTCTTATAAAGAAGTGACACTGGCCGAACTGAAGCAGAAAGTAGGCTATACGGTTGATTGGTGA
- the crcB gene encoding fluoride efflux transporter CrcB — MRTLVLVAIGGALGSVFRYLVSQWVPRALPGDFPWATFGINLLGSFLIGALMGRLAPEDTGLRFLLVTGFCGGFTTFSAFTYETMQLVQNGHYFLAVSYAAGSMLLGTALVVLGMRIFTGA, encoded by the coding sequence ATGCGAACCCTCGTTCTTGTCGCCATCGGTGGTGCCCTCGGAAGTGTCTTCCGTTATCTGGTTTCCCAGTGGGTGCCGCGCGCCCTGCCCGGAGATTTCCCATGGGCGACGTTTGGGATCAACTTGTTGGGTTCCTTTCTCATCGGCGCTTTGATGGGGCGATTGGCGCCCGAAGACACCGGTCTTCGGTTCTTGCTCGTGACGGGTTTTTGTGGTGGCTTTACTACGTTTTCCGCGTTTACGTATGAGACGATGCAACTCGTCCAGAACGGACACTACTTCCTCGCCGTTTCGTATGCGGCAGGCAGTATGCTACTAGGTACGGCTCTCGTGGTCTTAGGAATGCGCATCTTCACAGGCGCTTAA
- a CDS encoding ATP-binding protein encodes MPTSSSEPNATLSPELRLRELERSEAFLKAILHSTHYGIASYEPVRDDSGTITDFRIAYTNPEVPANFGLKPEDVAGKTCREVYPGIFDNGVFDHLVKALETGETVTYEVATDASGDEIWLEATVEKLGDSVTVTSKNITPEKIAALRLEQMNALLQGQNKDLASFTYIASHDLQEPLRKIQMFTSRILENDRDRLSPTSLSYFENIVATAGRMQHLIQALLGYSGLGTGQQKPEKVSLSVVLKEALQNMEGVVDDIDTILEVGSLPTLTVRRLPMQQVFANLIGNAIKYAKPGQRPEIRVGAERVSVDGRAFWKIAVTDTGIGFDPQYKDRIFEVFQRLHGRKEYEGTGVGLAICKKILEQHGGFIEADGQPGVGAEFRFFIPA; translated from the coding sequence ATGCCCACATCTTCATCTGAACCCAACGCGACATTGTCACCCGAGCTGCGCCTGCGGGAACTCGAGCGTTCGGAGGCGTTCCTGAAAGCTATTTTGCATTCTACCCATTATGGTATCGCCAGCTATGAGCCGGTTCGTGATGACAGCGGAACGATTACCGACTTTCGCATTGCGTATACCAATCCAGAGGTACCGGCCAATTTTGGACTGAAACCGGAAGACGTTGCCGGCAAAACCTGCCGCGAGGTATACCCAGGCATTTTCGACAACGGCGTTTTTGACCATCTTGTGAAGGCACTGGAAACGGGTGAGACCGTGACGTATGAAGTCGCGACCGACGCTTCCGGAGACGAAATATGGCTGGAAGCGACGGTCGAAAAGCTGGGTGATTCGGTTACGGTGACGTCCAAAAACATCACGCCTGAGAAAATCGCCGCGTTGCGATTGGAACAGATGAATGCGCTGCTGCAGGGGCAAAACAAAGACCTGGCGTCGTTTACCTACATCGCGTCCCACGACCTGCAGGAGCCGTTGCGGAAAATCCAGATGTTTACCAGTCGCATCCTTGAAAACGACCGCGACCGGTTGTCACCGACGTCACTTTCGTATTTCGAAAACATCGTAGCCACCGCCGGCCGCATGCAGCACCTGATACAGGCGTTGCTGGGGTATTCCGGACTTGGAACAGGCCAGCAGAAGCCTGAAAAAGTGTCGCTATCGGTTGTCCTTAAAGAGGCATTACAGAATATGGAAGGAGTGGTTGATGACATCGATACCATCCTTGAAGTAGGTTCCTTACCGACGCTTACCGTCCGTCGGCTACCGATGCAGCAGGTATTTGCCAATTTGATCGGCAATGCCATCAAGTATGCAAAGCCCGGGCAGCGTCCCGAAATTAGGGTAGGGGCAGAACGCGTCAGCGTCGACGGTCGTGCGTTTTGGAAGATTGCCGTGACGGATACGGGTATCGGTTTCGACCCGCAATACAAAGACCGTATTTTCGAAGTCTTCCAACGGCTTCACGGCAGGAAGGAGTATGAAGGTACCGGAGTAGGACTGGCCATCTGCAAGAAAATACTCGAGCAGCACGGTGGCTTTATCGAGGCGGACGGGCAGCCGGGCGTAGGCGCGGAGTTCCGTTTTTTTATTCCTGCCTGA